AATTAAGAGATATTAAGATTAAATAATATTCCTGTCCTACAATAATGCTGCAACAAATCTTAAACACATTGTAACAACACAGTAACAACCGACTCCAAATTGAGCGTACTTTTTTCGCATTGTTATTGAAACTAATTCTCACACGACTAACAAGCTGAGCACTGTCATCTGACGGGGATACACATGTTACAATTATTAAAGAAAAAAGCGGCCGATTTATACGATACCACCGAGAAAAGAATGAGCATTATAGAAGGTCCGGGCATCGGGAGTCTTATTCAAAATGTAGGTTGGCTCAACATATTATATTTCGCAATTCAGGACTTTCCAATCCTCTCAGCCATGTACGGCTCTGAATGGGCGTACCAACTGGAAAAGGGGATAAGTTCCGCCATCATCGAAGAAGGAAAAGAAAACCTGCATCACAATGATTTTCACATATTTTCCTTCAATGCCGGTGAATTCTTTCTGCTGGACCCCACAGAGACAAAACACACCTTATCCCTGCAAGAACTGGCTTATCAATTCAAAGTGAACACTGAAAACAAACTGAGAATTGACCAGATAGGTCGCACAGGCAACAATATTACCATTAACAGCGGATACTCATCATTTCATGCTGAACATTCAAATGACAAACTGTGGTCAAATTTCCTTTCAGCTATTGGTGAAGCACGCCTTGAAGCTCAAAAAAGTGTCGATATATCCAAGCTTGAATTAAGTAATGAATTTAACGACATCATAATTAATTCCGATATCCGCTGCCATTACCAGCCCATAGTAAACCTGAACGATAAATCTATCCACGGCTGGGAAGCCCTGGCAAGGGGACCGCAAAACTCACCATTCCGATCCCCTTTGACCCTTTTCGACATGGCTGAAAAACTGGGCAAACTGTTCCAGCTTGAAAAACTCTGCCGTGAAGCTGCCATCAAAACATTCGGGGATCATAATCCTCAGCACAAACTTTTCCTCAATATCCATCCCAGAACAATTGTCGACCCCAACTTCACCACCGGAGAGACCAAGCGTCTTTTGGAAAAATGGGGACTCAAACCGGGCAACATCGTCTTTGAAATAACTGAAAGACACAGCGTGAAGGACTTCACAACTTTTCGCAAAACTTTGGATCACTATCGCAACCAAGGCTATCTGGTTGCCATTGACGATGCCGGAACCGGATATTCCGGTCTGACTTCCATCGCTGAAATCAAACCAGACTACATCAAGATGGATAAGTCTTTTGTCGACAACATCGAGACCAATCAGGTCAACCGGGCCTTGATCGACACCTTCACCGACTTTGCGGAAAAAATCGGCGGTAAACTAATCGTAGAGGGAGTGGAAACACAGGAACAAGCCCTGACATTAGTAGATATGGGGGTGCATCTGGGACAGGGTTATTTCTTCGCCCGTCCGCAGCGAGAGAAACCCCAACTAAGTACTGAAACCCTGAACCTGCGCAGAACCTCCGATCTAGTAACCAATACTGGCACCTACGGAATCCCGGTAAAAAATCTGGTCAACAAGGTGGAATCTGTTGAATCAGATACCCCGGTGCCCATGGTGCAGCAGACTTTCAAGGAAACCAACAACCTGAGTAGCATCGTGGTGGTAAAAAACAACTACCCCTGCGGTCTGGTCATGGAATACAATCTGAACAAGCATCTTTCAGGCAAGTACGGTGTCGCCCTATACTCCAACAAGCCCATTTCATCTGTAATGGATGACGGGCCGCTCATAGTTGACCTTGAAACCACCGTGGAAAAAGTATCCCAGCAAGCCATGGCCCGGGCCAGAAAACAAGCCTACGATGATGTAATCATCACGCGGAAAGGACAACTGATGGGTACGGTTTCAGTACAACGTCTGCTGGACACACTGGCCCACGCACAAGTGGAAATGGCTAAAGGAACAAACCCGCTCAGCGGTCTGCCCGGCAATCTCGACATTGAAAAAGAAATCGATCGCCGCATGA
The sequence above is drawn from the Marinifilum sp. JC120 genome and encodes:
- a CDS encoding GGDEF domain-containing protein, which encodes MLQLLKKKAADLYDTTEKRMSIIEGPGIGSLIQNVGWLNILYFAIQDFPILSAMYGSEWAYQLEKGISSAIIEEGKENLHHNDFHIFSFNAGEFFLLDPTETKHTLSLQELAYQFKVNTENKLRIDQIGRTGNNITINSGYSSFHAEHSNDKLWSNFLSAIGEARLEAQKSVDISKLELSNEFNDIIINSDIRCHYQPIVNLNDKSIHGWEALARGPQNSPFRSPLTLFDMAEKLGKLFQLEKLCREAAIKTFGDHNPQHKLFLNIHPRTIVDPNFTTGETKRLLEKWGLKPGNIVFEITERHSVKDFTTFRKTLDHYRNQGYLVAIDDAGTGYSGLTSIAEIKPDYIKMDKSFVDNIETNQVNRALIDTFTDFAEKIGGKLIVEGVETQEQALTLVDMGVHLGQGYFFARPQREKPQLSTETLNLRRTSDLVTNTGTYGIPVKNLVNKVESVESDTPVPMVQQTFKETNNLSSIVVVKNNYPCGLVMEYNLNKHLSGKYGVALYSNKPISSVMDDGPLIVDLETTVEKVSQQAMARARKQAYDDVIITRKGQLMGTVSVQRLLDTLAHAQVEMAKGTNPLSGLPGNLDIEKEIDRRMKAKEKYSIIYADLDNFKVYNDTYGFKNGDKIILQISKVISWASKRHGASGDFVGHIGGDDFVMVTHPVKAERLCKSVTRIFKRLAKHNYNETDAKKGWMEGKGRNGSISRFPLVSVSLAILDCEPDQNLMEIGEQAASLKKWAKSIEGNCWVRERRRK